In the Flagellimonas sp. MMG031 genome, one interval contains:
- the thrA gene encoding bifunctional aspartate kinase/homoserine dehydrogenase I, with protein MKVLKFGGTSVANPENINKVKSILAQQKEQQIAVVVSAFGGVTDVLLNASQAASQQDIDYKNSLKAIEDRHISAIRELIPVKSQSAALSKVKSELNVLETLLEGSFLIGEITPKLSDKIVSYGELLSSFIISEFLKSEGLDAVYKDSRELIKTDNHFGKANVDFAITNANCKAYFDSAEHQITLLPGFVASSKSGDLTTLGRGGSDYTAAIIAAAVDADMLEIWTDVSGMYTANPKLVKQAKCVAHISYQEAMELSHFGAKVLYPPTIQPVLGKEIPIAIKNTFDPENPGTLVAKNTNGNGKTVRGISHVGNISLLSLEGPGMIGIPGISKRFFETLSVKNISIVLITQASSEHSICVGIADQDVDVAAEAVNETFEFEISTKKIKPVIVEKDLTIVALVGDNMKSHQGLSGKMFSTLGKNNVNIRAIAQGASERNISAVIKKEDVKKALNSLHETFFEENIKQLNLFVMGVGNVGSKFLAQIRQQKKYLKEELKLNVRVIGMSNSRTMAFDENGISLKDWESILEQGEPADKQKFFDRINTLNYRNSIFVDNTASEEVSKSYASYLKNSISVVTCNKIASSSDYAYYKELKQLAKQYSAPYLFETNVGAGLPIIDTLKHLIASGDRVRKIQAVLSGSLNFVFNTFDDSTTFHDVVKQAQEQGYTEPDPTIDLSGVDVMRKILILARESGHQLDIDDIENESFLPKESLDTDSNEAFFESLIKYEDDFQKLYSDAAAKDCKLKYVAQFEDGKAKVGLQQIPKGHDFYNLEGSDNIVLFFTDRYVNQPLIIKGAGAGADVTASGIFADIVRIGNF; from the coding sequence ATGAAAGTTCTAAAATTTGGAGGCACTTCCGTAGCCAATCCAGAAAACATCAATAAGGTCAAATCTATCTTGGCCCAACAGAAAGAGCAGCAAATTGCGGTAGTCGTTTCCGCCTTTGGAGGGGTGACCGACGTGCTTCTTAACGCCTCTCAAGCGGCTTCCCAACAAGATATCGACTATAAAAATAGCCTCAAGGCGATTGAGGACCGGCACATATCGGCCATTCGCGAACTGATTCCCGTCAAGTCACAAAGTGCGGCGTTGAGCAAGGTAAAAAGCGAGCTGAACGTACTGGAAACCCTTTTGGAAGGTTCTTTTTTGATTGGGGAGATAACGCCAAAGCTTTCCGATAAAATCGTCAGCTATGGGGAACTCCTTTCCTCATTTATCATCAGTGAATTTTTGAAATCCGAAGGATTGGATGCAGTTTACAAGGACAGTAGGGAACTCATCAAAACCGACAACCATTTTGGCAAGGCCAATGTCGACTTTGCAATCACCAATGCCAATTGCAAGGCCTATTTTGACTCCGCCGAACATCAAATCACCCTATTGCCTGGATTTGTGGCTTCCAGTAAAAGTGGCGATTTGACTACTTTGGGCAGGGGAGGTTCCGACTACACCGCTGCAATCATCGCCGCCGCTGTAGATGCCGATATGTTGGAAATATGGACCGATGTAAGCGGAATGTACACGGCCAACCCCAAGTTGGTGAAACAGGCGAAGTGCGTGGCCCACATCAGCTATCAAGAGGCCATGGAACTTTCCCATTTTGGAGCCAAGGTACTCTATCCGCCTACCATTCAACCCGTATTGGGCAAGGAAATTCCGATTGCCATAAAAAACACTTTCGACCCTGAAAACCCAGGTACGCTAGTGGCCAAAAACACCAATGGAAATGGCAAAACCGTGCGAGGCATCAGTCATGTGGGTAACATTAGTCTATTATCGCTTGAAGGTCCCGGAATGATTGGAATTCCAGGTATCTCCAAACGCTTTTTTGAGACGCTTTCGGTCAAGAACATCAGTATTGTGCTGATTACCCAAGCCTCATCCGAACATTCCATCTGCGTAGGTATTGCCGACCAAGATGTGGATGTGGCAGCGGAGGCCGTAAACGAAACTTTCGAATTCGAGATTTCCACGAAAAAGATAAAGCCGGTCATCGTTGAAAAAGACCTTACCATTGTAGCCTTGGTCGGTGATAATATGAAGAGCCATCAAGGACTGAGCGGTAAAATGTTCAGCACCTTGGGCAAAAACAATGTGAACATTCGGGCCATTGCACAAGGAGCATCCGAGCGAAACATATCGGCTGTCATCAAAAAAGAGGACGTCAAAAAAGCGCTCAATTCGCTTCATGAGACCTTTTTTGAGGAAAACATCAAGCAGCTCAACCTTTTTGTAATGGGTGTTGGAAACGTAGGCTCCAAATTCCTGGCACAAATCCGTCAGCAGAAAAAATATTTAAAAGAAGAGCTAAAACTGAATGTACGCGTCATCGGCATGAGCAACTCCAGAACCATGGCCTTTGATGAAAACGGGATTTCCCTAAAGGATTGGGAAAGCATATTGGAGCAAGGGGAACCGGCGGACAAGCAGAAATTTTTCGACCGCATCAATACCTTGAACTACCGCAACAGCATTTTTGTAGACAACACGGCGAGCGAAGAAGTCTCGAAAAGTTATGCGAGCTACCTCAAAAACAGCATTTCGGTGGTGACCTGCAATAAAATTGCTTCTTCTTCGGACTATGCCTACTACAAGGAGTTGAAACAATTGGCCAAACAATATAGCGCCCCCTACCTCTTTGAGACCAATGTAGGGGCCGGATTGCCCATCATCGACACCTTAAAGCATTTGATTGCCTCTGGGGACAGGGTCCGAAAAATACAGGCAGTGCTATCGGGCAGTCTCAATTTTGTCTTTAACACCTTCGATGATTCCACCACCTTTCACGATGTGGTAAAACAGGCACAGGAACAAGGGTACACCGAACCGGACCCGACCATCGACTTGAGCGGCGTGGACGTGATGCGAAAGATTTTGATATTGGCTAGGGAGAGCGGTCATCAATTGGATATCGATGACATTGAAAATGAATCTTTTCTGCCGAAAGAAAGCTTGGATACCGATTCGAATGAAGCCTTTTTTGAAAGCTTGATAAAATATGAGGACGATTTCCAAAAATTGTACAGCGACGCAGCTGCGAAAGACTGCAAATTAAAATATGTGGCACAGTTTGAGGATGGAAAGGCGAAAGTGGGCCTACAGCAAATTCCTAAGGGGCACGATTTTTATAATTTGGAAGGCAGTGACAATATCGTTTTGTTCTTTACCGACCGTTATGTGAACCAACCCTTGATCATAAAAGGTGCCGGGGCGGGGGCAGATGTGACTGCATCGGGTATCTTTGCAGATATTGTACGAATCGGAAATTTTTAA
- a CDS encoding NAD(P)H-hydrate dehydratase — translation MKIFSADQIYQADKSTIEEEQIKSEELMERAADQLFEWLHSRLRGTQVNIQLFCGIGNNGGDGLVLARKLRQHGYSIGVHVVNYSDKRSEDFLLNLKRLKESKVWPNVIAEESDLPELSANDIIVDAIFGIGLNRAPDDWVGNLIAHINASQAFVLSVDIPSGLPVDKAPWNPEYVIQASYVLSFQFPKLVFFLPETGVYLNQWEILDIGLDADYITKTETTFELIGRPEVLPLYRPRLKFSHKGNYGHSVIIGGSYGKIGAVQLASNACLTVGSGLVTAFVPKCGYDALQTAVPELMVLTGSREKYISDIEIPFEATVVGVGMGMGMDDDTVSAYAGFLKSSDAPMVIDADGLNILSQNPEMLKDVPKMSVLTPHPKELARLMGYWNSDFEKLEKAMAFSAKYDVVLVLKEAHTITVYKDRGYVNTTGNPGMATAGSGDVLTGMITGLIAQGYESLEAAMFGVYLHGLAGDLAVSVKGYEAMKASDIVEHIGNAYKELFRQPEVEQKDNA, via the coding sequence ATGAAAATATTTTCTGCCGATCAAATCTATCAAGCTGATAAATCCACAATTGAAGAAGAACAGATAAAGAGCGAGGAGCTTATGGAACGAGCTGCGGACCAACTCTTTGAGTGGCTGCATTCCCGTTTGCGGGGCACCCAAGTAAATATTCAATTGTTTTGCGGCATTGGTAACAATGGTGGCGATGGTTTGGTACTGGCCAGAAAGTTGCGGCAACATGGGTACTCCATCGGGGTACATGTGGTCAATTATAGCGATAAGCGTTCGGAGGATTTTCTGCTGAATCTGAAACGGTTAAAAGAGAGCAAAGTATGGCCCAATGTGATCGCTGAGGAAAGTGATCTGCCTGAACTATCGGCCAATGACATTATTGTAGATGCTATTTTTGGGATTGGTCTCAACCGTGCCCCGGACGATTGGGTGGGAAATTTGATTGCCCATATCAATGCTTCCCAGGCCTTTGTTTTATCCGTTGATATTCCCTCGGGGTTGCCTGTGGACAAAGCTCCATGGAACCCCGAATACGTGATACAGGCCAGTTATGTGCTTAGTTTCCAATTTCCAAAGTTGGTGTTCTTTTTGCCAGAGACAGGTGTGTATCTCAACCAATGGGAGATTTTGGATATAGGTCTGGATGCTGATTACATTACCAAGACCGAGACTACGTTTGAATTGATTGGTAGACCAGAGGTTTTGCCGCTTTATCGACCTAGATTAAAATTTTCGCATAAGGGAAATTATGGCCACTCGGTCATTATAGGAGGAAGTTATGGGAAAATTGGGGCCGTTCAATTGGCGAGCAATGCCTGTTTGACTGTTGGAAGCGGATTGGTAACGGCCTTTGTGCCCAAATGCGGTTACGATGCTCTTCAAACTGCGGTTCCAGAGCTTATGGTTTTGACAGGTTCCCGCGAAAAGTACATTTCAGATATTGAAATTCCATTTGAGGCCACCGTTGTTGGGGTAGGTATGGGAATGGGCATGGACGATGATACGGTTTCGGCCTACGCCGGTTTTTTGAAGAGTTCCGACGCGCCCATGGTAATCGATGCCGATGGGTTGAACATTTTGTCCCAAAACCCGGAAATGTTGAAAGATGTGCCGAAAATGTCGGTACTAACACCCCATCCGAAAGAATTGGCCCGCCTAATGGGCTATTGGAATTCAGATTTTGAAAAATTGGAAAAAGCCATGGCCTTTTCGGCGAAGTATGACGTGGTCCTTGTACTTAAAGAGGCGCATACGATTACCGTATATAAGGATAGGGGCTATGTGAACACTACGGGGAATCCCGGTATGGCAACCGCTGGTTCAGGAGATGTGCTCACTGGAATGATCACAGGTCTTATCGCGCAAGGATACGAATCTTTAGAAGCTGCGATGTTTGGTGTTTATCTGCACGGCTTGGCGGGAGATTTGGCGGTGTCTGTAAAAGGATATGAGGCCATGAAGGCATCCGATATAGTGGAACATATCGGGAACGCTTATAAGGAGTTATTTCGTCAACCCGAAGTGGAACAGAAGGACAATGCTTAA
- a CDS encoding STAS/SEC14 domain-containing protein — MKITSNKKTVVVREYQLEVGTVQVFDNYMVASFDEGATITLERTYQIIGISEIHFRDKDFGYISLRKNSYAIDPTVYNYLRGLDNLKAFAIVSKKEIDMHNFNIEKMFYKKPMEFFIEYDNALAWVQKRLGLKKGRNSA, encoded by the coding sequence ATGAAAATAACTTCTAATAAGAAGACTGTGGTGGTACGCGAGTATCAGCTGGAGGTGGGAACCGTGCAGGTCTTTGACAACTACATGGTCGCTTCTTTCGATGAAGGTGCCACCATAACACTGGAGAGGACCTATCAAATCATCGGTATTTCTGAAATACATTTTAGGGACAAGGACTTTGGTTACATCAGCCTGAGAAAGAATTCCTATGCGATAGATCCCACCGTGTACAATTATTTGAGGGGGTTGGACAACCTCAAGGCCTTCGCCATTGTTTCCAAGAAAGAAATTGATATGCACAATTTCAATATTGAAAAGATGTTCTACAAAAAACCCATGGAGTTTTTTATCGAATATGACAATGCCCTAGCTTGGGTACAAAAAAGACTAGGTCTCAAAAAAGGGCGGAACAGCGCTTAA